One window of Dehalococcoidales bacterium genomic DNA carries:
- the purL gene encoding phosphoribosylformylglycinamidine synthase subunit PurL: MLRVEVCLKSNLPDARGQGLARDIHDLAITSVSDVRVNDIYWLDAELTDDELQVMCQHLLADPVTQEYRYRSDFTVGGETNNKHHAIEVTYNAGVTDPVEATILKAIRDLGIDGVRAVKTARRYMIQGSPDEGQLEVICSRLLVNPVIQHVVKPGEIIFPKNPQYQFRLTQVDFPGLDDNGFLALRRQFGFTDAELRAIITYFQEQKRNPIDVELETLAQTWSEHCVHKTFKAKISIDGTTIDNLLKSTIARATGELGKSWCLSVFEDNAGVIDFDGHWALCFKVETHNHPSAVEPYGGASTGIGGVVRDPLGTGLGAKPVLNTDVFCFAPPDYPYEKLPPGVLHPRRIFKGVRAGVADYGNRLGIPTLNGAILFDDRYVANPLVFCGTMGLLPVKLARKGLQKPGDLVVVVGGRTGRDGIHGVTFASEQLTEESSVVSYTSVQIGNPIVEKRLIDVLLQARDLGLYRRITDCGGGGLSSAVGEMAEETGVRVYLDRVPLKYAGLSYSEIWVSESQERMVLAVPPEHIAELTGLFASEGAEAAVIGEFTDDRRLQLFYHGELVCDLSMEFLHHGLPQVEKEAVWQPRRYPEPDFPVSPDLTGDLLSILGAWNVCSKEWVIRQYDHEVQGGSVLKPLVGKNNDGPGDAAIIRPVLDSAMGAIVASGINSRYGDIDPYWMAASAIDEALRQIIAVGGNLRKVALLDNFSWGNTDRPEMLGALVRAARACYDMAIVYETPFISGKDSLYNEFEFQGETISIPHTLLISAISVMEDTGRAISMDFKQAGDLVYIVGMTRNELGGSEYFKNHGFTGNNVPRVDPRRARELMDRLSMATGAGLVRACHDCSEGGIGVAIAEMAFAGGLGAVIHLKAVPLGERFDRDDFILFSESNSRFLVEVSLENKDKFEEIMSGVSLKAIGQVTDSEVLEIYGLRGEKVVSASLGELKDSWQKPLKW, translated from the coding sequence ATGCTTAGAGTGGAAGTTTGCCTGAAGAGTAACCTGCCGGATGCCAGGGGACAAGGACTGGCCAGGGACATCCATGACCTGGCAATAACCTCGGTCTCCGATGTGCGCGTTAACGACATCTACTGGCTGGACGCGGAGCTGACAGATGATGAACTGCAGGTGATGTGCCAGCATCTCCTGGCTGACCCGGTGACCCAGGAATACCGTTACCGGTCGGATTTCACCGTTGGGGGAGAAACCAATAATAAGCACCATGCTATTGAGGTCACTTATAATGCCGGGGTCACTGATCCGGTCGAGGCTACCATACTCAAGGCGATCCGTGATTTGGGGATTGACGGTGTCCGGGCGGTTAAGACCGCCCGGCGCTACATGATCCAGGGAAGTCCGGACGAAGGCCAACTGGAAGTTATCTGCAGCCGGCTTCTGGTCAATCCGGTTATCCAGCACGTGGTAAAACCGGGAGAAATCATATTTCCGAAAAATCCTCAGTACCAGTTCCGCTTAACTCAGGTAGACTTTCCGGGACTGGATGATAACGGGTTTCTTGCGCTCAGACGGCAATTCGGTTTTACAGATGCGGAACTTAGAGCCATTATCACTTATTTCCAGGAACAGAAGCGTAATCCCATTGATGTTGAACTGGAAACGCTGGCGCAGACCTGGTCTGAGCACTGTGTCCACAAGACATTCAAAGCTAAAATCTCTATTGATGGAACAACTATTGATAACCTGCTCAAGAGCACCATCGCCAGGGCAACCGGGGAGCTTGGCAAATCATGGTGTCTTTCCGTATTTGAGGATAATGCCGGAGTAATTGATTTTGATGGTCACTGGGCGCTCTGTTTTAAAGTGGAGACTCATAACCATCCGTCGGCCGTTGAGCCGTACGGAGGGGCTTCAACCGGCATCGGGGGGGTGGTGCGTGACCCGCTGGGTACCGGGCTGGGTGCCAAGCCGGTACTGAATACCGATGTATTTTGTTTCGCTCCTCCTGATTATCCCTATGAGAAACTGCCACCTGGGGTTTTACATCCCCGGCGTATTTTTAAGGGAGTTCGGGCGGGAGTGGCTGACTACGGTAACCGCCTGGGAATACCTACTCTTAACGGGGCGATACTCTTTGACGACAGGTATGTCGCCAACCCGCTGGTCTTCTGCGGAACCATGGGACTGCTACCGGTAAAGCTGGCGCGAAAAGGACTCCAAAAGCCCGGCGACCTGGTGGTCGTGGTTGGCGGCAGGACCGGGCGTGACGGCATACACGGCGTGACCTTTGCCTCGGAACAGCTTACCGAGGAATCAAGCGTCGTTTCTTACACCTCGGTACAGATTGGCAATCCTATCGTCGAGAAGAGACTTATCGATGTCCTGCTGCAAGCCAGAGACCTTGGACTGTACCGCCGGATAACCGATTGTGGTGGTGGCGGGCTTTCCTCAGCAGTGGGGGAGATGGCGGAAGAAACCGGAGTACGTGTTTACCTGGACAGGGTACCGCTGAAGTATGCCGGGTTGTCCTATTCGGAGATATGGGTCTCCGAATCTCAGGAACGGATGGTGCTGGCGGTGCCGCCGGAACATATTGCCGAATTAACCGGACTCTTCGCCAGTGAGGGCGCTGAGGCAGCCGTTATCGGAGAGTTCACTGATGACCGGAGATTGCAGCTTTTCTACCATGGGGAACTGGTCTGTGACCTGAGCATGGAGTTCCTGCACCATGGCCTGCCCCAGGTGGAGAAGGAGGCGGTATGGCAGCCGCGGCGCTATCCTGAGCCTGATTTCCCCGTTTCTCCGGATTTGACCGGCGACTTGCTTTCCATCCTGGGCGCCTGGAACGTTTGCAGCAAGGAATGGGTGATACGTCAGTACGACCATGAAGTGCAGGGAGGCAGCGTGCTCAAACCCCTGGTGGGTAAGAATAATGACGGACCCGGCGATGCTGCTATTATCAGGCCGGTGCTCGATTCGGCAATGGGTGCAATCGTGGCCAGCGGTATAAATTCCAGGTATGGCGATATTGACCCTTATTGGATGGCAGCTTCGGCAATTGATGAAGCGCTGAGGCAAATAATCGCCGTTGGCGGTAATCTGCGGAAGGTAGCCCTGCTGGATAATTTCAGCTGGGGCAATACTGACCGGCCGGAGATGCTGGGGGCTTTAGTTCGTGCTGCCCGGGCGTGCTACGATATGGCGATTGTCTATGAGACGCCCTTTATTTCCGGCAAAGACAGTCTTTACAATGAGTTTGAATTTCAGGGTGAGACTATTTCTATTCCGCATACCTTACTCATCTCGGCTATCAGCGTTATGGAGGATACCGGGCGGGCTATATCAATGGACTTCAAGCAAGCCGGTGACCTGGTCTATATTGTGGGTATGACCCGGAATGAGCTGGGCGGTTCGGAATACTTCAAGAATCATGGTTTCACCGGTAATAATGTGCCCAGAGTAGACCCGCGGCGTGCCCGGGAACTGATGGACAGACTGAGTATGGCTACCGGAGCTGGCCTGGTCAGGGCCTGTCATGATTGCAGTGAGGGCGGCATCGGGGTGGCTATCGCGGAGATGGCTTTTGCCGGAGGACTGGGCGCCGTCATCCACCTCAAAGCAGTGCCGCTCGGTGAGCGTTTCGACCGGGATGACTTTATTCTTTTTTCGGAATCGAACAGCCGCTTCCTGGTTGAGGTGTCCCTGGAGAATAAAGACAAGTTTGAAGAGATAATGAGTGGCGTCAGCCTGAAGGCTATCGGACAGGTTACCGATTCTGAAGTACTGGAAATATACGGTTTACGAGGAGAAAAAGTTGTCAGCGCTTCCCTCGGCGAGCTAAAGGATTCCTGGCAGAAACCACTAAAGTGGTAA
- a CDS encoding GatB/YqeY domain-containing protein: MEAGLKERINSDLKRAMKDGDTVSRSILRLVLAAVQNAEIARRAPLEDGDILGIIAKEVRQHQESIEAFKQGNRQDLVDKEEAEMAILERYLPRQLTREELITEARQVIEEVGAQGPRDKGKVMSRLIAQLKGKADGREINTVVTELLNK, encoded by the coding sequence GTGGAAGCAGGCTTAAAAGAGCGGATAAATAGCGATCTCAAGCGGGCGATGAAGGACGGAGATACAGTGAGCCGTTCGATTCTCCGTCTGGTTCTGGCTGCAGTTCAGAACGCTGAAATTGCACGGAGAGCACCTCTGGAAGATGGCGATATCCTCGGTATTATCGCCAAAGAAGTCAGACAGCACCAGGAAAGCATTGAAGCCTTCAAACAGGGTAACCGTCAGGACCTGGTGGATAAGGAAGAGGCGGAGATGGCTATCCTGGAAAGGTATTTGCCCCGGCAATTAACACGGGAGGAGCTTATCACTGAAGCCCGTCAAGTTATTGAGGAGGTAGGAGCACAGGGACCGAGAGATAAGGGGAAGGTTATGTCCAGGCTTATTGCTCAGCTTAAAGGCAAAGCGGATGGTCGTGAGATAAATACTGTAGTGACTGAACTGCTTAACAAATAG
- the rpsU gene encoding 30S ribosomal protein S21: MTGVVAGNNENFESLLKRFNRRVQQSGILSEIRHREYFEKPSVKRKRKEAARKRKATRVSFR; this comes from the coding sequence GTGACTGGTGTGGTTGCGGGTAATAACGAAAACTTTGAGAGCTTGCTCAAGCGGTTTAACCGGAGGGTGCAACAGTCCGGAATCTTGTCGGAAATACGGCACCGTGAGTACTTTGAGAAACCCAGTGTCAAACGGAAGCGCAAAGAAGCCGCCAGAAAGCGTAAAGCGACCCGGGTATCTTTCCGGTAA